In Capsicum annuum cultivar UCD-10X-F1 unplaced genomic scaffold, UCD10Xv1.1 ctg3751, whole genome shotgun sequence, a genomic segment contains:
- the LOC124891567 gene encoding uncharacterized protein LOC124891567 — MAVNQDKIEKHDMVLEGILPLAIEVGNMMEAINNNKEDMDVEDLVDNIDNVEDEGNLGDFDVIRNEEEKLGGLLVTVDEMEEFNPCINICNLEEIAFKRSKYTWWNSKIDEHYIFKRLDKSKQTFGNIFQEIATLEEVIKVRQKQFEEEPSGVNRANLFRALAELDMQLKREEDFWRKKAGFEWFKDGERNTRFFHTIVKRRRSRLKIRRIQNDEGSWLDNQDKISEAATMFYQKQFEKQEDAEDLSMLEVLPKIIIET, encoded by the exons ATGGCGGTAAACCAAGATAAAATTGAGAAACATGATATGGTGTTAGAGGGTATCTTACCTCTAGCAATTGAAGTAGGAAATATGATGGAGGctataaataacaataaggaaGACATGGATGTTGAAGACTTGGTAGAcaatattgataatgttgaagaTGAAGGAAATTT GGGGGATTTTGATGTGATAAGGAATGAAGAGGAGAAACTTGGAGGTTTGCTAGTCACAGTAGATGAGATGGAGGAATTCAATCCTTGTATCAATATTTGTAACTTGGAGGAGATTGCTTTCAAGAGAAGCAAATATACTTGGTGGAATAGCAAAATTGATGAACACTACATATTCAAAAGACTGGACAAG AGTAAACAgacttttggaaatattttccaaGAGATTGCTACACTTGAAGAGGTGATAAAGGTAAGACAAAAGCAGTTTGAGGAGGAGCCTTCAGGGGTTAACAGAGCTAACTTGTTCAGGGCACTAGCAGAGTTGGATATGCAATTGAAAAGAGAGGAGGATTTTTGGAGGAAGAAAGCTGGTTTTGAGTGGTTTAAGGATGGAGAAAGGAACACAAGGTTTTTTCATACCATAGTAAAGAGAAGAAGGTCAAGACTAAAGATTCGAAGAATTCAAAATGATGAAGGTAGTTGGTTGGACAATCAAGATAAAATTAGTGAAGCTGCAACCATGTTTTATCAAAAACAATTTGAAAAGCAAGAGGATGCTGAGGATTTATCAATGCTAGAAGTTCTACCTAAAATTATAATAGAAACTTAG